One Vibrio neonatus genomic window carries:
- a CDS encoding glycosyltransferase family 2 protein: protein MKTSLIITTYNWKEALEAVLNSVLLQTRLPDEVVIADDGSRADTAKLISKFQSSFPIPLIHSWQEDDGFRASMSRNRAIAKSSGDYIIIIDGDIVLNKHFIQDHMLNAKVGWFIQAGRVSLGKEITATHFASGQLPTLFSSDIKNRKNLIWNPVFSKIFSRKWNSSKSTRSCNMSFWRNDVFSINGFNEDFVGWGREDSEFVHRLLNSNLNRLYLKFAGIGYHLYHNENSREQLTQNDKILENTISNSLKRCENGLDKHKENIS, encoded by the coding sequence ATGAAAACTTCTCTTATAATAACGACTTACAATTGGAAAGAAGCACTCGAAGCTGTGCTGAATAGTGTTTTATTGCAAACACGCTTACCTGATGAGGTTGTTATTGCTGATGATGGATCTCGTGCTGACACGGCGAAGTTAATCAGTAAATTTCAAAGTAGCTTCCCTATTCCACTAATACACTCTTGGCAAGAAGACGATGGCTTTCGAGCCTCCATGAGCAGGAATAGAGCAATCGCTAAATCAAGCGGTGATTATATTATTATTATCGATGGTGATATTGTTCTAAATAAACACTTCATCCAAGATCACATGCTTAATGCAAAGGTAGGATGGTTTATTCAAGCTGGGCGAGTATCCTTAGGCAAAGAAATCACAGCCACTCACTTTGCGTCAGGTCAGCTTCCCACACTATTTTCTAGCGATATAAAAAATAGAAAAAACCTCATTTGGAACCCTGTGTTCTCTAAAATCTTTTCTCGAAAATGGAATAGCTCAAAATCGACAAGAAGCTGTAACATGTCATTCTGGAGGAACGATGTATTCTCTATCAATGGGTTTAATGAAGATTTTGTTGGCTGGGGACGAGAAGATAGCGAGTTTGTTCATCGACTGCTTAATAGCAACTTGAACCGTTTATATCTAAAGTTTGCCGGTATCGGTTACCATCTTTACCACAATGAAAACTCTAGAGAACAACTGACACAAAATGATAAGATCCTAGAGAATACAATAAGTAATAGCCTCAAACGCTGTGAAAATGGTCTAGATAAACATAAAGAAAATATCTCATGA
- the waaF gene encoding lipopolysaccharide heptosyltransferase II: MKILIIGPSWVGDMVMSQSLYKKLKEQHQDAEIHVLAPAWCKPILDRMPEVHSSIEMPLGHGALDIATRYKLGKALRKHNFTHSYILPNSAKSALIPFFAKIPNRIGWKGEMRFGLLTDIRTNRKDFQYMIERYCALSQPKVAMLSSESLGGLSSLPYPELNVSDAQRDEVLTKFKLNLERPIVGLCPGAEFGPAKQWPPEYYAELTNYLIPLGYSVWIFGSKNDELTSSQILNNVDSNLQKEVVNLAGKSSLVEATDLLSCCDTVVSNDSGAMHIAAAVGCSVIGIYGSTSPDYTPPLSDKVAILHTDISCRPCFKRECPYGHLKCLKELAPKRAIEAFNTLHA, from the coding sequence ATGAAGATATTAATCATTGGACCATCATGGGTTGGTGATATGGTTATGTCTCAAAGCCTATATAAAAAACTCAAAGAACAACATCAAGACGCAGAAATTCATGTTCTAGCGCCTGCTTGGTGCAAACCTATCCTAGACCGAATGCCCGAAGTGCATAGCTCAATAGAAATGCCGTTGGGACACGGAGCCTTGGATATTGCAACTCGTTATAAATTAGGCAAAGCCCTAAGAAAACATAACTTTACTCATAGTTATATTCTGCCAAATTCAGCTAAATCCGCACTGATCCCATTCTTTGCAAAAATACCTAACCGGATTGGTTGGAAGGGAGAAATGAGATTTGGACTCCTTACTGATATAAGAACTAACCGTAAAGACTTTCAATACATGATTGAGCGTTATTGTGCTTTATCACAACCAAAAGTCGCCATGCTCTCGAGCGAATCTTTAGGGGGATTAAGCTCTCTTCCATATCCAGAGCTTAATGTTTCTGATGCACAAAGAGATGAGGTTCTAACTAAGTTTAAGTTAAACCTAGAGCGACCAATTGTTGGACTTTGCCCCGGTGCTGAATTTGGACCGGCTAAACAGTGGCCTCCAGAATATTATGCAGAGCTCACTAATTATTTAATCCCGTTAGGTTATAGTGTTTGGATATTCGGTTCTAAAAATGATGAGCTAACCTCATCTCAAATACTAAATAATGTCGACTCCAATTTACAAAAAGAGGTGGTGAACCTTGCAGGAAAATCCAGTCTTGTCGAAGCTACAGATCTATTAAGCTGTTGTGATACTGTGGTCAGCAACGACTCTGGAGCTATGCATATTGCTGCGGCTGTAGGCTGTTCAGTCATAGGTATCTATGGTTCAACCTCTCCTGACTATACTCCTCCACTATCTGACAAAGTGGCGATTTTACACACTGATATCTCTTGTCGACCATGCTTTAAAAGAGAGTGTCCTTATGGGCATCTTAAATGCTTAAAAGAACTGGCACCTAAACGAGCAATTGAAGCATTTAATACGCTACACGCATAA
- a CDS encoding O-antigen ligase family protein: MRLLKKRISENLIYIPLLWIATGMFAFSKGDKILLIILGLCICISLITDGLSTIKHNWSNNPWLKWLLVLALFGVISDKVHGFGSREIRALLTALLLFTFLNLKNLRLINIVILLLVASSSATFISYFYQNIHIIDRRYWPVNAIPFASYITLLISISLLLSRYVSNNMAKAILILSSFLGFIALLITESRGPLIALVCTFFSCALYLIWYKKINWKFIIYCSIVVAIAIISTLPYLQSRYNETVTEVNQIQKGNYNTSAGLRLSVYAIGLNMMKEKPIFGHGKDNLHARWDLMLKNKEINSYVHQVLSWNFHNNFIEKGVTSGLIGIATMFLWLGMPIIYGWRLYKEYFLLFSAPPMLYFFASLMDTPATNGSSYVTYLIFVGLILTTVKNHTDRKNKTVEESHLA, translated from the coding sequence ATGAGGCTTTTAAAAAAGAGAATATCAGAGAACCTAATTTATATTCCATTACTCTGGATTGCTACGGGGATGTTTGCTTTTAGTAAAGGGGATAAAATTTTACTTATTATACTAGGCCTTTGTATTTGTATATCTTTGATAACTGATGGATTATCAACAATAAAGCATAATTGGAGTAACAATCCATGGCTAAAATGGCTTCTAGTTTTGGCATTATTTGGGGTTATTTCAGATAAAGTACATGGTTTTGGTAGTCGTGAAATAAGAGCGTTGTTAACCGCTTTACTTTTATTTACCTTTTTAAATTTAAAAAACTTACGTCTTATTAATATTGTAATTCTACTTTTAGTAGCATCTAGCAGTGCTACTTTTATTAGTTATTTTTATCAAAATATTCATATTATAGACCGTAGATATTGGCCCGTAAATGCCATTCCTTTTGCATCTTATATTACACTGTTAATTAGTATTTCTTTGCTACTCAGTCGTTATGTTAGTAACAATATGGCGAAAGCTATTCTCATTCTATCGTCATTCCTTGGGTTTATTGCACTCTTGATAACGGAAAGTCGAGGACCTCTAATAGCCTTAGTCTGCACATTTTTTTCTTGTGCCCTATATTTAATATGGTATAAAAAAATTAATTGGAAATTCATTATCTATTGTTCAATAGTCGTTGCTATAGCGATTATTTCTACTCTACCTTACTTACAGTCAAGATATAATGAAACTGTCACCGAAGTGAATCAAATCCAAAAGGGAAACTATAATACCTCTGCAGGTTTGAGGCTATCAGTCTATGCCATTGGCCTCAATATGATGAAAGAGAAACCTATTTTTGGTCACGGAAAAGATAATCTACACGCTCGCTGGGACTTAATGCTGAAGAATAAAGAAATAAATTCGTACGTACATCAAGTTTTAAGCTGGAATTTCCATAATAATTTCATAGAAAAAGGGGTTACTTCTGGGCTTATTGGTATCGCAACTATGTTTTTATGGCTCGGTATGCCCATAATTTATGGTTGGAGATTATACAAAGAATATTTTCTTTTATTTTCAGCCCCACCCATGCTTTATTTCTTTGCTAGTTTAATGGATACTCCGGCGACAAACGGTAGTAGCTACGTCACGTATTTGATTTTTGTGGGCTTAATATTAACCACAGTTAAGAACCACACAGATAGAAAAAATAAAACGGTTGAGGAGTCCCATCTTGCCTAA
- a CDS encoding alpha-2,8-polysialyltransferase family protein encodes MQLYICSTLRHLLFSLSRACVENTKSHVVFLVDHQNIDESNLDFENLPEHITVSKVSRRHLANEVKYTLLGKLTYFLSMRELTAPTYIKNSLIDLIEKEVDTLKLHDVTALFVFNERNKTARLFRLIFEKYSIIEDGLLNYARRTLPLAKTIANYLNGNFSNKRIAGEDPNCIAIYAINPVGLPSEISDKGIKVDFLSHEKSLKVIHDTFKLESLPKQYVILATQPVIGYFERLSLPTNLHIEIYKKIISFYNKKGLEVIVKPHPQESKDDYIELSQQARIISEQTPLEAYVIGQKEKTDIISLFSSAGMGFEEYCARKTLIGDDEAKYINERLKLWYASSDALDSVIIDKLS; translated from the coding sequence ATGCAATTATATATATGTTCAACATTACGTCACTTGCTATTTAGCTTATCGAGAGCTTGTGTTGAGAATACAAAATCGCATGTTGTCTTTTTAGTCGATCATCAAAATATTGATGAGTCAAATTTAGATTTCGAAAACTTACCTGAGCATATTACTGTATCTAAGGTCTCTAGAAGACACCTAGCAAATGAAGTGAAGTATACTCTATTAGGCAAACTCACTTATTTTTTGTCTATGAGAGAACTAACTGCCCCTACGTATATCAAAAACTCACTTATTGATCTTATTGAAAAAGAGGTTGATACACTAAAGTTACATGACGTCACTGCCCTTTTTGTTTTTAATGAAAGAAACAAAACGGCTAGGCTATTTAGGCTGATATTTGAAAAGTACAGCATCATTGAAGATGGGTTATTGAACTATGCAAGAAGAACTCTACCGCTTGCAAAGACAATTGCTAATTATCTTAATGGTAATTTTTCTAATAAAAGGATTGCTGGTGAAGACCCCAATTGCATCGCGATTTATGCAATTAATCCTGTAGGTTTACCGAGTGAAATATCAGATAAGGGGATTAAAGTTGACTTCTTAAGTCACGAAAAATCTCTTAAAGTAATTCATGATACGTTTAAATTAGAGTCACTGCCAAAGCAATATGTGATCTTAGCAACCCAACCTGTTATTGGTTACTTTGAAAGACTCTCTTTACCAACAAATCTGCATATTGAAATATATAAAAAAATAATTTCTTTTTATAATAAAAAAGGATTAGAAGTAATCGTTAAGCCACATCCTCAAGAAAGCAAAGATGACTACATTGAACTTTCCCAGCAGGCGAGAATTATATCTGAACAAACACCGCTTGAAGCCTATGTGATTGGTCAAAAAGAGAAAACAGATATTATTTCTCTTTTCTCTTCTGCGGGTATGGGGTTTGAGGAATACTGTGCTAGGAAAACATTAATTGGTGATGATGAGGCAAAGTATATCAATGAAAGGTTAAAACTCTGGTACGCTTCAAGTGATGCTTTAGATAGCGTTATCATAGATAAGCTATCCTAA
- the rfaD gene encoding ADP-glyceromanno-heptose 6-epimerase: MIIVTGGAGMIGSNIVKALNDRGINDILVVDNLKNGKKFVNLVDLDITDYMDRDDFLTQIMAGDDFGPIDAVFHEGACSATTEWDGKYMMLNNYEYSKELLHYCLERQIPFLYASSAATYGETDTFIEEKQYEGALNVYGYSKQQFDNYVRRLVADAKAHNETLSQITGFRYFNVYGPREQHKGSMASVTFHLNNQLNAGENPKLFAGSEHFKRDFVYVCDVAAVNLWFLENEVSGIFNLGTGNAESFDEVAKAVIKHHQKGQIETIPFPEHLKGAYQEYTQADLTKLRATGCNHTFKSVAQGVAEYLDIINK, from the coding sequence ATGATCATAGTAACCGGTGGTGCTGGAATGATTGGCAGCAATATTGTGAAGGCCCTAAACGATAGAGGCATAAACGATATTTTGGTTGTTGATAACCTTAAAAATGGCAAAAAGTTTGTCAATCTGGTTGATCTTGATATCACAGACTATATGGATCGTGATGATTTCCTGACTCAGATTATGGCCGGTGACGATTTTGGCCCTATCGATGCAGTCTTCCATGAAGGTGCTTGCTCAGCAACTACCGAGTGGGACGGCAAATATATGATGCTGAATAACTATGAGTATTCGAAAGAATTGCTTCACTACTGCCTAGAGCGACAAATTCCATTTTTGTACGCTTCATCAGCGGCTACCTATGGCGAAACTGACACCTTTATTGAAGAAAAACAATATGAAGGTGCGTTAAATGTATACGGTTACTCAAAACAACAGTTTGATAACTATGTACGCAGACTCGTTGCAGACGCCAAAGCACATAATGAAACCCTGTCGCAAATCACCGGCTTTCGATACTTCAATGTCTACGGTCCTAGAGAGCAACATAAAGGCTCAATGGCATCTGTTACCTTTCATTTGAACAATCAATTAAATGCTGGCGAAAATCCAAAACTGTTTGCAGGTAGCGAACACTTTAAACGCGATTTTGTTTATGTTTGCGATGTGGCTGCGGTAAACCTTTGGTTCTTAGAAAATGAAGTATCCGGTATCTTTAACTTAGGTACAGGCAATGCAGAATCTTTTGATGAAGTGGCAAAAGCTGTCATTAAACACCATCAAAAAGGACAAATTGAAACAATTCCTTTTCCAGAACACTTAAAAGGTGCATATCAGGAATATACCCAAGCCGATCTTACTAAGCTAAGAGCGACAGGTTGCAACCACACCTTTAAATCAGTAGCCCAAGGCGTTGCTGAGTATCTAGATATCATTAATAAGTAG
- the lpxM gene encoding lauroyl-Kdo(2)-lipid IV(A) myristoyltransferase (LpxM is lauroyl-Kdo(2)-lipid IV(A) myristoyltransferase, an enzyme characterized in Escherichia coli and involved in biosynthesis of the form of lipid A found in that species and some closely related species.) produces MKETRNDFDPKAYNPEFKWSFLAPKFWTTWLGILFSIPFSFLPIALHRKLASYAAKKISSKTRGQAQRARVNLSYCYPDMPSRKREQIISKMLTTAGTYLMRFPLLTLRSRSWLDRNTVVNGIEHFTKLKEAKQNVIFLVPHTWSVDVFAMLLASKGYPMCTMVKSQKNQLSEWAMSKQRKHYGGRLYERSGGIKPFIKAINDGYTGYFLPDQDHGPDKSVFVDFCATTKATLPVMGFLAKATNSQVIPLWTEFNAETGKFEIDVYPALENFPTTSPEGDALAMNKFIEQCCEDKPEQYMWNLKLLLSQKDGSYIYANKKPEVK; encoded by the coding sequence ATGAAAGAAACTCGTAATGATTTTGATCCTAAAGCCTATAACCCAGAATTTAAATGGTCTTTTCTTGCCCCTAAATTCTGGACGACTTGGCTAGGGATTCTGTTTTCTATTCCATTTAGCTTTTTACCTATTGCACTGCATCGCAAGTTAGCTTCGTATGCAGCTAAAAAAATCAGCTCGAAAACTCGCGGACAAGCACAAAGAGCAAGAGTCAATCTTAGCTATTGTTATCCTGACATGCCTAGCAGAAAAAGAGAGCAGATTATCTCTAAGATGCTGACTACTGCAGGAACCTATTTAATGCGCTTTCCATTACTAACATTGCGTAGCCGAAGCTGGTTAGACCGTAATACAGTAGTTAATGGTATAGAGCATTTCACCAAGCTAAAAGAAGCTAAGCAAAATGTCATTTTTTTGGTTCCTCACACTTGGTCTGTTGACGTATTCGCAATGCTACTTGCATCAAAAGGATACCCAATGTGTACCATGGTCAAGAGTCAAAAAAATCAGCTGAGCGAATGGGCAATGTCTAAGCAGCGCAAGCATTATGGCGGTCGCCTTTATGAACGCTCTGGAGGCATAAAACCTTTCATCAAAGCAATTAATGATGGCTATACCGGATATTTTTTACCAGACCAAGATCATGGCCCAGATAAAAGTGTTTTTGTTGATTTTTGTGCCACAACTAAAGCGACACTGCCAGTTATGGGATTCTTGGCTAAAGCCACAAACTCTCAAGTTATCCCGCTATGGACTGAATTTAATGCTGAAACTGGGAAATTTGAAATTGATGTATACCCTGCCCTAGAAAACTTTCCCACAACTTCACCGGAAGGGGATGCTTTAGCGATGAATAAATTTATAGAGCAATGTTGTGAAGATAAGCCAGAGCAGTATATGTGGAACTTGAAGTTGTTACTTTCGCAGAAGGATGGCAGTTATATATATGCTAATAAGAAGCCTGAAGTAAAATGA
- a CDS encoding nucleotidyltransferase family protein: protein MSHSWQKTLITELSTIKQALEIINSEALRVAVVVDENKRLQGMVTDGDIRRGLLNNLTLTDPVAKIMNSNPVTAVVGTSKEQLVALMDNHQILSVPLIDEDGVILGLETLHSAMRKECHQNPIFIMAGGFGTRLKPLTDTCPKPMLKIGGKPILETVINSFIKAGFVNFYISTHYMPEQIESYFGDGSDLGVNIEYVYEENPLGTGGALGLLPHDLPDDLPLIMINGDVLTKVNFQRLLDFHIDNNADATMCVREYDYQIPYGVINGEGNKITSMVEKPVQRFFINAGIYVVSPKIFKSVPKNHKIDMPTLLEQHMALDSDVLMFPIHEYWLDIGRMDDFNRAQSDILGLGVL from the coding sequence ATGAGTCATTCCTGGCAAAAAACGCTAATTACCGAATTAAGTACAATTAAACAAGCATTGGAAATTATTAATAGTGAAGCTTTGCGTGTTGCTGTCGTAGTTGATGAAAATAAGAGACTACAAGGAATGGTGACTGATGGCGATATTAGACGAGGTCTGCTCAATAATTTAACATTGACAGATCCTGTTGCGAAAATAATGAACTCTAACCCAGTAACTGCAGTAGTCGGAACCTCAAAAGAGCAATTAGTTGCTTTAATGGATAATCATCAGATCTTATCAGTTCCATTAATCGATGAAGATGGTGTGATTCTAGGCTTAGAAACTCTGCATAGTGCAATGCGTAAAGAGTGCCATCAAAACCCTATCTTTATTATGGCGGGGGGATTTGGCACGCGATTAAAGCCATTAACAGATACTTGTCCTAAACCAATGCTGAAAATTGGTGGAAAACCAATTTTAGAAACGGTAATTAATAGTTTTATAAAAGCCGGATTTGTGAATTTCTATATTTCTACTCACTATATGCCAGAACAAATAGAGAGCTATTTTGGGGATGGTAGTGATTTAGGAGTAAATATTGAATATGTTTACGAAGAGAACCCACTTGGTACTGGTGGTGCATTAGGTTTGTTACCTCATGATTTACCAGATGATTTACCGTTAATCATGATAAACGGTGATGTGCTGACTAAAGTTAACTTTCAACGCTTATTAGATTTTCATATTGATAATAATGCAGATGCTACCATGTGTGTCAGGGAGTATGACTACCAAATCCCTTATGGAGTCATAAACGGTGAAGGTAATAAAATAACCAGTATGGTTGAAAAGCCTGTGCAACGTTTCTTTATTAATGCAGGGATATATGTAGTATCACCTAAGATTTTCAAATCAGTACCTAAAAATCATAAAATAGATATGCCTACATTACTAGAACAGCATATGGCACTAGATAGTGACGTACTAATGTTCCCTATACATGAGTATTGGTTAGATATTGGCCGAATGGATGATTTTAATAGGGCACAGTCAGATATTTTAGGCTTAGGAGTCTTATAG
- a CDS encoding glycosyltransferase family 4 protein, with product MKILVLSSYIGPMNTVRPEAEMFISMAKKGHDVTIMTQEHAGYAEVCKQNGVKIIDNYPTKKICLKTIKLVKQELISGNYDICYAFDSKTIPNAAFGCIGTKAKMVTYRGTTGGLYRHDPTAYLTHLHPRVNAIICNADAVAKDVQSRVWSSKVAVKRIYKGHKSAWYQTTATQRADFNLTDEHIIGLCACNVRPSKGISVLLKSLEKVTNPNFHLFLAGNGFEQHAEEIKRSHMSERIHLLGSRSDVPSLLKMVDIQLQPSISGEGFSRAVIEAMAVGTPSIVTTTGGGPEQVEDGVSGYVVNTGNSNELADAINKLIDNPDLILAMGQNAQQRVDSLFSNDTTVKEHLQFFNTITKK from the coding sequence ATGAAAATATTGGTTCTCAGCTCTTATATTGGCCCAATGAACACAGTTAGACCCGAAGCCGAAATGTTTATCTCTATGGCTAAAAAGGGGCATGACGTGACAATCATGACCCAAGAACATGCTGGATATGCTGAGGTTTGTAAGCAAAATGGGGTGAAAATCATTGATAACTACCCAACTAAGAAAATTTGCTTAAAAACCATTAAGCTTGTCAAACAAGAACTTATCTCAGGTAATTATGATATCTGTTATGCCTTTGATTCAAAGACTATTCCTAACGCAGCATTTGGGTGTATCGGTACAAAAGCAAAAATGGTGACATACCGAGGGACTACTGGTGGCTTATATCGCCATGATCCTACGGCATATTTAACTCACCTGCACCCTAGAGTAAACGCTATTATTTGCAACGCCGATGCCGTGGCAAAAGATGTGCAATCTAGAGTTTGGAGCTCAAAAGTCGCAGTAAAACGAATTTATAAAGGACATAAATCGGCTTGGTATCAAACAACTGCAACTCAACGTGCCGATTTTAATCTTACTGACGAGCATATTATTGGACTATGTGCATGTAACGTTCGTCCAAGTAAAGGGATCTCGGTACTACTGAAATCTTTAGAGAAAGTCACAAACCCCAATTTTCATCTATTTCTCGCTGGCAATGGATTTGAACAACACGCTGAAGAAATAAAGCGAAGCCACATGTCAGAACGTATTCACCTACTAGGTAGCAGAAGTGACGTTCCTTCACTATTAAAAATGGTGGATATTCAATTACAACCATCTATTAGCGGTGAAGGTTTCTCAAGGGCAGTAATAGAGGCGATGGCCGTTGGAACCCCTTCTATTGTTACCACCACAGGTGGTGGACCAGAGCAAGTTGAAGATGGTGTGTCAGGCTATGTTGTAAATACAGGTAACTCTAATGAACTGGCTGATGCTATCAACAAATTAATTGATAACCCAGATCTTATCCTTGCTATGGGACAGAATGCTCAACAAAGAGTTGATAGCCTATTCAGTAATGACACCACAGTGAAAGAGCACCTTCAATTTTTTAACACTATTACAAAGAAATAG
- a CDS encoding acylneuraminate cytidylyltransferase family protein: MIDGKKVIALIPARGGSKRLPRKNILSLAGKPLINWTIEAARKCSYIDEIIVSTDDQDIMDVAVDCGAVVPELRPKALSSDEAKTEDVVFYTLEKFAQDADILILLQPTSPLRQAKHIEQALDLFIEKEAFSIVSVTPCEHSPLWSNTLPEDHCLGSFISDNANKRSQELGDYYRLNGAIYIFDVSELKILEKLAYTDNSYAYIMNNESSIDIDNQLDFDFASFILSQ, encoded by the coding sequence GTGATAGATGGTAAAAAGGTTATAGCTCTTATTCCTGCTAGGGGCGGAAGTAAGCGATTACCAAGAAAAAATATACTCTCATTAGCGGGAAAGCCCTTAATTAACTGGACAATTGAAGCTGCTCGTAAATGTTCATATATTGATGAGATTATTGTTAGTACCGATGATCAAGATATTATGGATGTTGCGGTTGATTGCGGAGCTGTGGTTCCAGAGTTAAGACCTAAGGCATTATCAAGCGATGAAGCTAAAACAGAAGATGTCGTATTTTATACACTAGAGAAATTCGCTCAGGATGCGGATATATTGATTCTATTGCAGCCAACATCACCACTAAGACAGGCTAAGCATATAGAGCAAGCACTCGATCTATTTATAGAGAAAGAGGCGTTTTCAATTGTGTCTGTAACACCATGTGAACATTCGCCTTTATGGTCCAATACGCTTCCTGAAGATCACTGTTTAGGTAGTTTTATCTCTGACAATGCAAATAAAAGATCTCAGGAACTAGGTGATTATTACCGATTAAATGGTGCTATTTATATATTTGATGTTTCTGAGTTAAAGATACTGGAAAAACTAGCTTATACTGATAATTCGTACGCTTATATTATGAATAACGAAAGTTCTATTGATATTGATAATCAACTGGACTTTGATTTTGCAAGCTTTATTCTGAGCCAGTAA
- a CDS encoding LPS O-antigen chain length determinant protein WzzB — MNLNQSNHPTSSNQQPAMDAYYQDDEIDLRDLFVALWKGKFLIIISTFIFACVAVVYALNAQEWWSSKARIVEPQVNDFAIYRQQVKSFQPIFDTYQDDGTVRISKELDNLVNPSQIFAQFVRSFNATANKKTFFDNNETFLAFKEQLEQDADADTDVQQRRLYSEWYQKISASPTEKGHRDEYRLSLQATTQLDSYKLLNDYVAMIEKKVKADAFRNLQATLDAKQVQLQQQKTILESQAKQVLSVELQRAKYAYDIAKAASVNSPLQNLGDQELFAINLGAKAIKAKITALESVKNLAVIEPRLQQIDAKLDLLSKLSIDENIDFKSYRFIEDVEQPINRDAPKRALIAVLGVLFGGMFGVGIVLVRFAFGRKEDN, encoded by the coding sequence ATGAACTTGAATCAATCTAACCACCCGACATCATCCAATCAGCAGCCTGCAATGGATGCTTATTACCAAGATGATGAAATCGATCTTCGTGATTTGTTTGTAGCGCTCTGGAAGGGCAAGTTTCTAATTATTATTTCTACCTTTATCTTTGCTTGCGTAGCTGTTGTGTATGCACTGAATGCGCAAGAGTGGTGGAGTTCTAAAGCGAGAATTGTCGAGCCTCAAGTCAATGATTTTGCGATTTATCGCCAACAAGTAAAATCCTTCCAGCCAATTTTTGATACTTATCAAGATGACGGCACTGTGCGCATTAGTAAGGAGTTGGATAACTTGGTTAATCCAAGTCAGATTTTTGCGCAGTTCGTTCGTTCATTTAATGCCACTGCAAATAAGAAAACTTTCTTTGATAACAATGAAACGTTTTTAGCGTTTAAAGAGCAACTTGAGCAAGATGCTGATGCCGATACAGATGTGCAACAAAGACGTCTATATAGTGAGTGGTATCAGAAAATCTCCGCATCACCTACGGAGAAAGGGCATCGTGATGAATACAGATTATCATTGCAAGCTACGACTCAATTAGACAGCTATAAGCTGCTGAATGATTATGTCGCAATGATCGAAAAGAAAGTAAAAGCCGATGCATTTAGAAACTTACAAGCGACATTAGATGCTAAGCAAGTGCAGTTGCAGCAACAAAAAACCATTTTAGAGTCTCAAGCAAAGCAGGTTTTGAGTGTTGAGTTGCAAAGAGCTAAATATGCCTATGATATTGCAAAAGCTGCATCAGTGAACTCACCGCTTCAGAATCTAGGTGACCAAGAACTATTTGCCATAAACTTAGGGGCAAAAGCGATTAAAGCGAAAATAACGGCTCTTGAGAGCGTTAAAAACTTAGCTGTTATTGAGCCAAGACTGCAACAGATTGATGCCAAATTAGATTTATTGAGTAAGTTGTCTATTGATGAAAACATCGACTTTAAATCATATCGTTTTATTGAAGATGTAGAACAACCGATTAATCGTGATGCACCGAAACGAGCTCTGATTGCGGTATTAGGTGTTCTGTTTGGCGGCATGTTTGGGGTGGGTATTGTTCTAGTCCGTTTTGCCTTTGGCCGCAAAGAAGATAATTAA